The Pyrenophora tritici-repentis strain M4 chromosome 2, whole genome shotgun sequence genome window below encodes:
- a CDS encoding NOT5, CCR4-NOT transcriptional regulation complex, NOT5 subunit, whose amino-acid sequence MAARKLQQEIDKCFKKVAEGVATFESIYEKIMQTGNPSQKEKLEDQLKKEIKKLQRSRDQIKTWAAMSEIKDKKPLLDHRKLIETQMERFKAVEKEMKTKAYSKEGLQLASKIDPKDKEKMEMVEFLQHMNEELERQIETIEAEIETLQANVKKSKKGDNSKAERVTELEESVERNKWHQGKLDLLQRALENGNVETDQVKEIEESIKYYVESNQDAEFMDDDTIYDDFNLQEEEAIFGLGESLDHVSSHESQSIADDTPETEARPPPPKPKATEAVQQGARRPSTQMKSPLPALATLHTPLPGASSTTANAMKPAPLPTRTPGEPLKYASAAAAAAASDKNGVGIAPLPPPPGAAAAQSGLAPGAPRTSATTSPATTHSQPASRIQPAESAQASPAPAASIPATPAHDKESLSRAVSSEDASKSSRRTPAPEPVEEEGLQVATPPLTNGESHAEDEEEESVYHLPSSLQDLLDSFEATKNDMSASASKPPNEHMLAASMTTAPDSADTEAPRHYRPQNPYPFTPAHYPQEPLPIFDDPRLYSRIDTDALFYAFYYRQGTYQQYLAAKALKSQSWRFHKQYQTWFQRHEEPKAITEDYEQGTYRFFDYESTWMNRRKADFRFAYKFLEDEL is encoded by the exons ATGGCGGCACGGAAACTCCAGCAAGAGATTGACAAATGcttcaagaaggtcgccGAGGGCGTCGCAACCTTTGAGAGCATATACGAGAAAATTATGCAGACGGGCAATCCGTCGCAAAAGGAGAAGCTGGAGGACCAGCTGAAGAAGGAGATCAAGAAGTTGCAGCGATCGCGCGACCAGATCAAGACATGGGCCGCCATGTCGGAGATCAAAGACAAGAAGCCGCTGCTCGACCACCGCAAGCTGATTGAGACT CAAATGGAGCGCTTCAAGGCTGTCGAAAAGGAGATGAAGACCAAGGCCTACTCCAAGGAAGGCCTGCAATTAGCGTCCAAGATCGACCCCAAGGATAAGGAGAAGATGGAGATGGTCGAGTTCCTGCAACACATGAACGAGGAGCTGGAGCGGCAAATAGAAACCATCGAGGCGGAGATCGAGACGCTGCAGGCAAACGTCAAGAAATCAAAGAAGGGCGACAACTCAAAGGCGGAGCGGGTGACGGAACTAGAAGAGTCGGTCGAGCGAAATAAATGGCACCAAGGGAAGCTGGATCTGCTGCAAAGGGCGCTGGAGAATGGAAATGTCGAAACGGACCAGGTCAAGGAGATCGAAGAGAGCATCAAATACTACGTGGAGAGCAACCAAGACGCCGAGTTCATGGACGACGACACAATATACGACGACTTCAACCTGCAAGAGGAGGAGGCCATCTTTGGCTTGGGCGAGAGTCTCGATCACGTCTCGTCACACGAATCGCAGTCGATAGCGGACGACACCCCGGAGACGGAAGCGCGGCCACCACCGCCGAAACCAAAGGCAACAGAGGCAGTGCAGCAGGGAGCACGACGGCCATCGACACAGATGAAATCGCCATTACCTGCACTAGCGACATTACACACGCCCCTGCCGGGAGCATCGAGTACCACAGCAAACGCCATGAAGCCCGCGCCATTACCCACACGTACGCCCGGCGAGCCACTGAAGTACGCCTCGGccgccgctgctgctgctgcaagCGATAAGAATGGAGTGGGCATTGCTCCGTTGCCCCCACCGCCGGGAGCGGCCGCAGCACAATCTGGTCTGGCTCCAGGCGCCCCACGGACAAGTGCAACTACCTCGCCTGCAACAACGCATTCCCAGCCAGCCTCGCGTATACAGCCGGCAGAATCAGCACAGGCCTCACCAGCACCTGCGGCAAGTATACCCGCGACGCCTGCGCACGACAAGGAATCGCTTTCGCGAGCCGTCTCGTCTGAAGATGCCTCAAAGTCCAGCAGAAGGACTCCGGCCCCTGAGCCAGTAGAGGAGGAAGGATTGCAAGTTGCTACGCCGCCCTTAACGAATGGCGAGTCACATGccgaagacgaagaagaggagtcAGTCTACCACCTCCCTTCCAGCTTACAGGATTTGCTGGATTCATTCGAGGCCACCAAGAACGACATGTCTGCATCTGCATCGAAGCCTCCAAACGAGCACATGCTCGCAGCGTCCATGACTACTGCTCCAGACTCTGCAGATACCGAGGCGCCCCGCCACTACCGCCCCCAGAATCCGTACCCGTTTACGCCTGCCCACTACCCGCAAGAACCGTTGCCAATCTTCGATGATCCCCGCTTGTACTCTCGCATCGATACTGATGCTCTCTTTTATGCATTTTACTACCGTCAGGGAACGTATCAGCAATATCTGGCAGCAAAAGCATTGAAGTCGCAAAGCTGGAGATTCCATAAGCAGTACCAAACATGGTTCCAGCGCCATGAAGAGCCAAAGGCGATAACCGAGGACTATGAGCAAGGGACATACAGGTTCTTTGACTATGAAAGCACGTG GATGAACCGTAGGAAAGCAGACTTTCGCTTTGCGTACAAATTCCTGGAAGACGAGCTATGA
- a CDS encoding Dtd, D-Tyr-tRNAtyr deacylase: MRTVLQRVKSASVTVDGQLISSIGRGLLVLAAVSKDDTEKDVEAMAGKILKAKLWDDDSKDPPGRWKCAVADIQGEILCVSQFTLLASMEKGSKPSFHKSASGDQARTLYETFYKKVGNLYDSDKVKDGVFAAMMDVALVNDGPVTIQIDTNPPKLDTPSTGPPQNNP, encoded by the exons ATGAGGA CCGTGCTGCAGAGGGTCAAGTCGGCCTCAGTCACAGTAGACGGCCAGCTGATATCCTCGATTGGCAGGGGCTTGCTGGTCCTTGCCGCCGTCTCCAAAGACGACACGGAGAAGGATGTAGAGGCCATGGCTGGCAAGATCCTCAAGGCCAAACTATGGGATGACGATTCCAAAGACCCTCCTGGCCGT TGGAAATGCGCCGTGGCAGATATACAAGGCGAAATTCTATGTG TATCTCAGTTCACGTTACTTGCCTCTATGGAGAAGGGAAGCAAGCCCTCCTTTCACAAATCCGCAAGCGGTGATCAAGCCAGGACACTTTACGAAACCTTCTACAAGAAGGTTGGGAACCTCTACGATTCCGACAAGGTCAAGGACGGCGTATTTGCTGCAATGATGGACGTTGCTCTGGTCAACGACGGCCCA GTTACCATTCAAATTGACACCAATCCACCGAAATTGGATACCCCCTCTACAGGTCCGCCCCAAAACAACCCATAG